Genomic window (Ureibacillus composti):
TCATCAAGAATAAGAAGTTTGGGTCTCATTGCCAATGCACCTGCAATCGCCACACGTTGTTTTTGACCACCTGATAGATGGTGAGGTTCATGATTTAAAAAATTATCCATTTTTACTTGTTTCAATGACAAATGTACTCTTTCAACCATGTCTTCAAACGCTACACCATTATTTTCTAAAGCAAAAGCAACATCATCTTGAACTGTTGCTCCAACAAACTGATTATCTGGATTTTGGAAAACCATACCGATGGATGAACGGGTTTCCCAAAGATTATCTTCTGTAAGAACATTTTGCATTACACGTATTTCCCCATCTTGTGGGAAAAGTAATCCACAAACAAGTTTCACTAATGTAGATTTACCAGAACCATTGTGTCCTACTATTGCAATCCATTCACCCTCATTAATAGAAAACGATACATTGTCTACCGCTTTTCTAGACTCTTTAATTTCAGGTGTATAGGAAAAGCTCACATTGTTAAACGATAATATTTCGTTCACTTTCTAGGCTCCTCTCTTCTCTATCTCTACTAATAAATTACACTGTTTTACAACACAACGCCACAAAATTCAAACTATTTAACGTTGATATTTTATATAAAAAACTAAGATACGTTCTACATTCAAAAAGCCGATTCATCCTATTAAGGAAGTACACTACACATATTTTAGTTTTATATATAAATAAAAAAGTTGTTATAGCTAAATGACGTATTTAGCATTTAACAACAGATTAAAAGGTTTCACGTATGTATCATAAGGAAGAATAATATATAGATCTACCATTTTTAAAATAATAAAAAAGCGCGCACCTCATTCAGAGAAATGCGCTAAAATCACTACATTTAATAATAAGAACAACGGCTGCTCATTTCCGTGTCCTTGTGAATGAGGTGCGGAGAGCTAGACGAGACGCCGCACTAGTAGTGCTCGCTCATTATAACGCTCAAGCTTAATTATTGTCGTATAGATCAGTATTAAAAACATTATATTTGAAAAAAAGAGGGGTCAGATTCACCGATGAACCGACACCCTCTAGTGCCGTATGTTAAATTTGAACGAGTAATTCATTCGAGAATACTCGAGTGAATAGAATTAAACTAATTCAATTACAACTACAGGCGCACCGTCACCACGGCGAGGACCTACTTTAAGGATACGAGTGTAACCACCTTGACGATCTACATAACGTGGTGCAACATCATTAAATAATTTTTGAAGTGCAAATGAAGTTGATTCGTTACCTTCTTCGTCAGTTGTTGTTACTACTTCGCGACGGATAAATGCAGCCGCTTGACGACGAGCATGTAAATCTCCACGCTTACCTAAAGTAATCATTTTTTCAACAACAGAACGTAATTCTTTCGCACGTGCTTCAGTTGTTTCGATGCGTTCGTTAATGATTAAGTCAGTAGCTAAATCACGTAATAACGCTTTACGTTGAGAACTTGTGCGTCCAAGTTTTCTGTAACCCATGGATGTTCCCTCCTTTATATTCAAATCTAGTTGCAAATGCTCACTAGCTTAGTCTTCTTTACGTAATCCTAAACCAAGCTCTTCTAATTTCGCTTTAACCTCTTCTAATGACTTACGACCAAGGTTACGAACTTTCATCATGTCATCTTCTGACTTATTAGCAAGCTCTAATACCGTATTGATACCAGCACGTTTTAAGCAGTTATAAGAACGAACAGAAAGATCAAGTTCTTCGATAGTCATCTCTAATACTTTTTCTTTTTGATCTTCTTCTTTTTCGACCATGATTTCTGCAGTTTGTGCTTCATCAGTTAAGCCAACGAATATGTTTAAATGCTCTGTTAAAATTTTCGCTCCAAGCGAAATTGCTTCTTTAGGACCGATACTACCATCTGTCCATACATCAAGTGATAACTTATCGAAATCAGATTTTTGTCCAACACGAGTGTTCTCCACTTGGAAATTAACGCGTGAAACTGGAGTGTAAATAGAGTCGATCGGGATCACGCCTATAGGAAGATCCTCACGTTTGTTTTGATCAGCAGGAGTATAACCGCGGCCTCGACGAGCGTACATACGCATACGTAAGTGGCCATTTTTTGCAATTGTTGCGATATATAAATCCGGATTAAGGATTTCAACGTCACTGTCATGCGTAATATCCGCAGCAGTTACAATGCCATCGCCTTTAACGTCAATTTCGATTACTTTTTCTTCATCTGCATAAATTTTAAGCGCAAGTTTTTTGATATTTAAAATGATTGAAGCAACATCTTCAACTACGCCTTCTACAGTTGAGAATTCATGTAATACGCCATCAATTTGGATTGATGTTACAGCAGCTCCTGGTAAAGAAGACAGAAGGATTCGACGTAAAGAATTACCCAAAGTGTTTCCGTAACCACGTTCTAGTGGTTCTACAACAAACTTGCCATATTTGGAATCTTCGCTGATCTCAACAGTTTCAATCTTTGGTTTTTCAATTTCGATCATTCAATTTACCCTCCTTCAAAACATCGAATGTATAGGTTTACCATCATATATTGTCAATAATGATTGACTTTATCAAATTGCACAAGTAATTTGCTCTTTGTACAAGAAAATGATGTACTCAATTTATCTTTGAGATGCACCCATTACACACGACGACGTTTTGGCGGACGGCAACCGTTATGTGGAACTGGAGTAACATCTTTGATTGCTGTTACTTCTAAACCTGCAGCTTGAAGTGCACGAATTGCAGCTTCACGACCTGCACCAGGACCTTTAACTGTTACTTCCAACGTCTTCAGACCATGTTCAAGGGATGCTTTTGCAGCAGCCTCAGCAGCCATTTGCGCAGCGTATGGAGTAGATTTACGTGAGCCTTTGAAACCAAGCGCACCAGCACTAGACCAAGAAACCGCGTTACCTTGCATATCTGTGATCGTTACGATTGTATTGTTAAATGTAGAACGAATGTGTGCAACACCAGATTCGATATTCTT
Coding sequences:
- the rplQ gene encoding 50S ribosomal protein L17 — encoded protein: MGYRKLGRTSSQRKALLRDLATDLIINERIETTEARAKELRSVVEKMITLGKRGDLHARRQAAAFIRREVVTTTDEEGNESTSFALQKLFNDVAPRYVDRQGGYTRILKVGPRRGDGAPVVVIELV
- a CDS encoding DNA-directed RNA polymerase subunit alpha, with amino-acid sequence MIEIEKPKIETVEISEDSKYGKFVVEPLERGYGNTLGNSLRRILLSSLPGAAVTSIQIDGVLHEFSTVEGVVEDVASIILNIKKLALKIYADEEKVIEIDVKGDGIVTAADITHDSDVEILNPDLYIATIAKNGHLRMRMYARRGRGYTPADQNKREDLPIGVIPIDSIYTPVSRVNFQVENTRVGQKSDFDKLSLDVWTDGSIGPKEAISLGAKILTEHLNIFVGLTDEAQTAEIMVEKEEDQKEKVLEMTIEELDLSVRSYNCLKRAGINTVLELANKSEDDMMKVRNLGRKSLEEVKAKLEELGLGLRKED
- a CDS encoding energy-coupling factor ABC transporter ATP-binding protein → MNEILSFNNVSFSYTPEIKESRKAVDNVSFSINEGEWIAIVGHNGSGKSTLVKLVCGLLFPQDGEIRVMQNVLTEDNLWETRSSIGMVFQNPDNQFVGATVQDDVAFALENNGVAFEDMVERVHLSLKQVKMDNFLNHEPHHLSGGQKQRVAIAGALAMRPKLLILDESTSMLDPQGREEVLQTVQTLRDEIGLTVLSITHDVEEALLADRILFMNAGKKYAEGTPQEIFALGDKLVEFGLELPFATRMTNLLQSKGVQLVGQHMTEEELVNDLWTSNFNK
- the rpsK gene encoding 30S ribosomal protein S11, with the translated sequence MARKQQTRKRRVKKNIESGVAHIRSTFNNTIVTITDMQGNAVSWSSAGALGFKGSRKSTPYAAQMAAEAAAKASLEHGLKTLEVTVKGPGAGREAAIRALQAAGLEVTAIKDVTPVPHNGCRPPKRRRV